The stretch of DNA AGAAAAAACAGGAAGAATCAGTTGATAAAGAAGAAACAAAGAATGAAACAGAAGCTAAAGAAGTGAATTATGCAGAGGTTTTCGAAGAAGCTGTTACGGAATTGTCAAAAGCTAAAGAAGGAAAAGAAGTAGACTTTGATAAAGTGATTGAACTTTATCAAAACGACCTTCAAAGCTTAGTACAAGATAGAGATTCAGAAAACGAAGATAAAATAGATCAGCATATTACTACCGCTTTACAAGCTGGTAAAGAAGGTACGATGGACAAGGTCGTTGTTAAGCAAATATTTGATAAATTAATGCAAAAAGTTTTCTACACATCGATTAAACATGACTTTAATGAGATAAATGAAAAATGGGGTAATAAAGAAGAAGTAGCAAAGGAAATGGAAGAGGCGAAGGCATATTATTCAATTCTTCAATCTACAGTAGAAAAACGTGATAGTGCGTATGGCACAAATATGGTGAGTGTGATTGACGGTGGATTTGATGAGATCGAAAAAGCTATAGAAGCTGATGATCAACTAAGTTTCTTACTAGGTAAGCAAGTGGTTGATAAAACACTTATGAAAACTTTTTATCTAGCAACTGGTGCTATTCCAAATGGATATGCAACAAAAGCGTCAGAGGCAGCTAAGACAAATAAGGAAGAAGCGGTTATCGAACAAGCAGAAGGTTGGGCTTTCTATCAGTCTCTATTCCCTTACTTGAATGGGCACGCTCCAGAAGAAGCAGCTTTCATTCAAGAGCAGTTTGATTTGCAAACGGATATTTCGACATTGAATGCTGCTGAAGTTAATAAGGCATTCATTCGTGGCTTCTCTAAAATCGCTCTTGATGAGTATGAGGAAAGTGTAGAAACTTGGGGAGAAGATAAATCTCCTGTAACAGCATTAGAAGGTGCACTATTTATAGACATCATTGGGGAAGATATTAAAGGGTTAATTGGAGAAGCAGAATACAGCAAACTTACCGAAAAAACTCAACAATATTTAGAAGCAGCTAAAGCAAAAGATAAACAAACTGGTGAGCCATTACTGAAAGAAATTCAAGCTACTTTACAAACAGTTATTGAAAAAGCAAAATAATGAATATTTTTGGGAGGAAGCCTTGTGAATTTTACAAGGTTTTTCCCTGTTTATCCCAGTATATAGTTTGTAAGAGGGATTCCTAACAATGAGGTGTTCAGATGAAGATTATTGTAACGGGTGGTGCTGGTTTCATAGGGAGTCACCTTGCTAAGAGGCTCATTCAGGAAAATCATGAAGTATATGTGATTGATTGTATTCATCCCTATTATTCACCTGAAAGAAAAAAGAAACAATTGGAGGATGTAGCGCGTGTTGGTTCCTTTCAATTTATTCAAAAGGACCTTTTAGATAGAGAAGAAATGATGGCTGTATTTAAACAAATATCTCCACAAGTAGTTGTTCATTTAGCAGCTTTGCCAGGTGTTGCTTATTCAATTGAAGAGCCCCTTAAATATGTTGATTATGATATAAAAGCAACGATTAATGTGCTTGAAGCATCAGGTAAGTCAGGCGTTTCCAAAGTTGTATTTGCCTCATCTTCCTCTGTTTATGGCAATCAATCAGGGCCCTTTAAAGAAGAAATGGCAAACGGGGACGTTATTTCTCCTTATGCGGCTTCGAAATATTCAGCTGAATCTTTTTGCCGTGTGTATGAGTCCTTATTTGGTTTCCAGGTAAATATATTAAGATTTTTCACGGTATATGGTCCGTGGGGACGTCCAGACATGGCAATCGGCAGCTTTATCAAAAAGTTAATGCGTGGCGAGGAAATCACTCTTTATGGAGAGGGAAGGGGGCGTGACTTCACTTACGTCGAAGACATCGTGAATGGGATTTATTTAACGATCAATAAGTTAACGAAAAGCGAGGTCATAAATATTGGCTCAGGAAGAACGATTACGATGGACCAACTATTAGCCCAATTGAAATGGCACTTCCCTGATATGAAAATAATCAAAGCAACTTCTCGCGTAGGAGATGTCGTAAATACGTGGGCAGATATCGAAAAAGCCAAGCGATTATTGGGCTATGAACCACAAGTGGATTTTATCAAAGGACTATCAGACACGGTGAAGTGGGCTAAGGGAAATGAAACGATTCTTTAGAATTGGTTTTGCTGTTTTCATCCTCATTCTTTTTGCTTCCTTAACCTTTCAATATTTTGATTGGAAACAAGTAGGGAAAGGTTTATTAGAATTACTTAAGCATCCTTATTTACTTGTCACCATTTGGGGTGTTTATTTCCTTTCTTTTTGTTTAAAAGCAAGGGCATGGCAGCTTTATTTAAATGGAAGGGTCCTTTTTTCTACATGTCTTATAGGCATATTGTATAGCTTATTAGTGAATCATCTACTTCCAATAAAAGCAGGTGATCTAGTAAGGGCAAAAATTTTAAGTAGGGATCATACGGTAAGCGATGAGGAAGCATTTCATTCTGTTTTTGTATTAAGAGCTTTGGATATGCTTTGCTTGATAGCGATTACTTTGATCGGCCTGCTAAGCCTAAAAGTAGGCTTTAAAATTCCTGTGTGGAGTATTGTAGCCGGAAGTGTTTTTTGTATCCTTGCACTATTCGTTTTATATAAATATTTTCCTGATTTTTTAAAGAGGAATTTCACTTTATTTAAAAAGGCTTTTTCAGGTAGAAATGGTTTGGCCATTATTATATTAACCTTTTTGAGCTGGGTTTTAGAGGGTGGAATGCTTTATGGAACGGTCCTTGTGTTAAAAGGAGACCTATCCGTATTGGAATCTGTTTTTGCAAATGGGATTACAATTGTAGGGCAGTTTTTCCAAATTACACCTGGTGGTATCGGTAATTATGAAAGTTTTCTTGTATTTGCTCTTAGTTTATTTGGGTTTCCTCTGAAAGAAGGGTATACGATTGCAGTTATTACCCATTTTATGAAATTCTTATTTTCTTATTTAGCTGGAGCAGTTGTAATATTAATTTTTCCTGTTTCTTTAAAAACAATAAAAGAATGGGTTAGGGTAAGAGGAGTGAGAGGCAAGTGAAAAGTGCATCTAAATTTGAAAAAATGGCTGCACGCTGCTGGAACTTATTAAATGAAGGAAAGCCATTTACACCCATTTTTGTATTTGGAACCATGATTTTATTCCATGCTGCGATGTTGGGATCGGCAAATGTAGTAATGGATCTTTTGTTAGCGTTTATTTATGTGATCCCGTTATTAATAATCTATTTTATTTTTGATTTTCCGCTCTTTTTAAGGAATTATTTGTGGATTCCTTTTATGGTTTATTTGATCATTTGGAATGATATTAATATAAGTTTACTTTTATTTTCAATAGGCCTCTATTTCTTTTTTACAGTGTTCTTCTGGGGAACATTATATTACCACTTAAGAATAGGGACTTCTTGGCTGAATTTTACTCGCTTTTGGAAACTTGTTTTAAAAAATAGTGATTCTACTAGTGGGAATGCCCAAGAACAGCTGCCGAAGTTCTTATTGATTTTATCGATTTGGGAAATGATTTTTCAAGCCGAACGAGCAAATGAGGCTATTAATTTCGTAGCTCTTATTCTCTTTTATGCTTTTATTCTTGTGTTTGCCTACATTCTTCATCGGTATTTATTTGATTGGAAACCAAAAGTATATGAAACCCTTTCAAAGGATCAGGGGACACAGCCAGGAGAGGCCATTTCTGATAAAGTCATTGTCATTGTAGTGGATGGGATGAGAAAGGAACGCTTTTATGAAGCGGATACTCCCTTTTTAGATTCTTTAAAAGAAAATGGCACAGAATATATGAATATGGAAACGGTCTATCCGGCAAGAACCGTTGTTTGCTTTAGTTCAATGTTTACAGGAACCTATCCTTTTGAACATGGGATGACGTCCAATATGGTTTGGAAGTTAGGGATTAAAGTAGAAAGTATCTTTGATTCGTTAAGAAAAGTAGGTAAAAAGGGGAGACTTCTTGGAATCGCACATTTGGTAGATTCCATGGGGGACGATGTAGAAACCGTAACGGCGGTCATGCATAAAGATAAAGCTGACCCTAACATTATGGAAAGAGCAAAGAAAATCATGAAAGAGCAGGATCCTGATTTATTCGTTGTTCAAATGATAGGGACAGACCAAGTCGGTCACAGTCAGGGAGTTTTATATGATGAATATTTGCAAAAAATCCATGAAGCGGATGTGTTAATTGAAGATTTTGTCTCTTGGTTAAAAAAGGAGGGCAAGATGGAGAATACGACTTTATTCATCTGTGCTGATCATGGCCAAGCGGATGGGATTGGAGGACATGGACATTTAGATGAGGGTGAAAGATTTGTACCATTTATTGTTCATGGTCCCCACATTGAAAAGGGGAAAAAAATCGAAGAAAAACATAGCCTCGTTTCCTTGGCACCAACTTTATCATACTTGTTGGGAGCTCCTTTTCCTAGTCACAGCAGGGGAAGAGTATTGTTAGATGCAATTAGAAAGAAGGAAGAGGAATAAACATGAAAAAACAGAAAGTCATAGTATTTCTGCCGGCCTATAATGAAGAAGAATCGATTGGGAAAGTGATCGAAAGCATCCCTAGATCCTTTCATTATCAGGTCGAGGTAAAAGTGTTAGTTATCGATGACGGATCAAGAGATCAAACTGTCGATGTGGCGAAAAAAGCAGGAGCTGACTATATTGTCAGTTTTGATAAAAACCGCGGTCTAGGAGCGGCGGTTCGGGCAGGATTAAAGGAAAGTTATGAAAGAGGTGCAGATATCGCGGTCATGATCGATGCAGATGGAGAATACCCTGCTAACCAGATACCCGATTTATTGGCACCAATATTTAAAGGCGAAGCTGATTATACAATGGGTTCCCGTTTTCTAGGAACGATACAAGGTATGAAAATACATCGTCGTCTAGGTAATTATCTTTTTACCTTCATTCAAAGTTTGTTACTCAGAAAATGGATTCATGATGGACAGTCAGGTATGAGGGCTTTTACGAGGCAAGCTCTAGAACATGCAGAAATCGTCCATAATTATAATTATGCACAGGTTTTAACTTTAAACCTTGTCAGAAAGGGCTTTAGAGTGAAGGAAGTTCCGATTCAATATCAAGTTCGTTCGACGGGAGAATCGTTTATTACCTTTAAAGGCTATCTTTCATCTGTCATACCAGCCATATGGAAAGAAGCGAATAGAAAGATTCAGCATGTAAAGATCGATGAAAATGCTCATAGGTTGAATAATATGGATGCTTATCAAAATGAGGAAAATATTGATAATGCGGTTTTTTAAAAAATTGAAATTGTCGCAGATTAACGGGCTGTAAGACCCCCACTTCAAGAAGTTGAGTTAAGAATAAATTTCTAAGTGGGGGATCAAAAGTCCGTAAAAGCCCGATTGGTTCAACTAACCATCAGTGGGGGATGAAAGAAAACCCCCCACTGATTGAAGTTTCACTTTATCCATTCAGATGATGTAGGGGGATCCTAAATGAAAAAGCTTTTCATTTATTGTTTATTATTACTATTTAGTCTTACTCAATCGTTTCCGTTGACTGCCAAGGCATATACATACGGAGACCCGAATGAAGAAGCATTGGCAGAAGTCTATAAAAAAATGCTCATTGAACTTGACAAAAATCCTCCAGATTATGCCATAGCGGAAAAGCATTATAATACAGTTAAAGAAGAAGTCGACATGCATATGGGACCAGAGCCGTCAAAAGTTATTCTTCAAGATCTTGAAAATGAAGATAAAGATAAAGTCATTAAAGATATGGACCAACTGCTCGTATTAAATATTGCCAGACGCTTGGATAATACGGATAAAAACTTTTCGGAGTACGAAACGAGCAAGCGTTTATTAGCAAAGGGATTTGCAACATATGAAGCATTATCACCAAAAATTGAAGCAAGAAACCCTGAAACGGATAAAGAAATTAAATCGGAATTTGATAAGGCTCTAAATTCATTAGGAAATCCAGGACTTTTTGGCGTTGGACAAAAAGAGGCAGATAAGAATGCATTTGATGCTAGTAAAGATAAGATTTTTTCTTTATTGCAAAAAGAATTTGGCTTAAAGAGTTTAAAAGTTGGTCATTTTAATGAGAATTCCACGAATACTAGCACCCAAAATAATGATTGGACAGATGTCTCCAACTTGAAAAATTGGCTGCCTCTAGTGGTTATCGTTGTTATTCTTGGCGCTGTTGTTATTTTTACGGTTCGCAAAAAGAAAAAATCATAGGTGTTTGTTGTTTCATGGTTGGGAGAGGAGAATAGTCTATGGAAATACAAGCATTATTAATTACCTTCCGTGAGGTTTTAGAGGCATTGCTTATCGTTGGTATCATAACAACGTATTTAAAAAGAGTGGGACGCAGCCAATTTACAAAGTATGTATGGCTAGGGGCTGGTCTTGCTGTACTTGCTAGTGTTGGCGTAGCGATGCTGTTCCAGGTTGTGTTTACAGGCTTTGCTTCAATGGGTAGCGAAATGTATTTGAAGATTGGGATTATGCTCGTTTCTGCTTTGTTGTTAACCCAAATGGTTTTTTGGATGTCTAAACAAAGTAGAGATATGAAAGCGAATATGGAAGGGAAGCTAGACCGTTTTATCACAACGGGGAATGTAGTAGGTATGGTTATTCACTCCTTTCTCGTTGTCCTTCGTGAGGGAATTGAGACCGTTTTTTTCTTTGCAGCCATTACCGGTGGAAATATTGGTGCTGCAATGGAAGGCTGGGGTGCCATTACTGGGGTTATCATTGCAGTCGTTGTTTCATATATCTTCTTTAAAGGAACGATGAAGATTTCCCTTAAAATGTTCTTTAAAGTAACGGGTGTTTTCATCATATTTATTGCAGCCGGCCTATTAGTTCAAGCGATTTCGATGATGCAAGATTTAAATATTATCGGAAGTGTTAACCCGCATTTATATGATTTAACTTGGTTTTTGCCAGAACATCCAATCGATTATGATCACTACTTGCGTGATCACGGAGTAGCGCCCGTTCTGTCAGGAGATATTGGTGTTTTCCTTAAAGCATTATTCGGATATTCTTCTATGCCATCTGTAGAAGAAGTTATTGCCTATATCGGATACTTTGTTGGTATATATTTATTAACTTCATATAAATCAAGTGGGAAAAATGAGAGCTTCAACAAGGAAGATCAGGTACAAGAATTGAAAGTAGAAGCAAAATAATATGACTCATAAGGTGTCTGGCATCCACATAATACCTTTATCGCAGATTAACGGGCAGTAAGACCCCCACTTCAAGTTTGCGAGAGAATCAAAGAAACCTAAGTGGGGGATGAAAGCCGACTAAGAACGCCACGTCCTGTGGCAACGTCGGCACTAGCACGTCCTGTGCGTCGAAAAACCCCCACTGATGGAAGTTTCACTTTATCTAGAATCTCATTCGCTTATTGATACTAGATATTGTTCGTGGTGTCTGACACCTTTGCTTAAGAAAACGGTGACAAGGTATGGATAAAAAAGAGGAAAAGGATAAAATTTTCAAATTAATCAATATTGGAATAGCTCTTACTAGCTTATTTTCGATCATGTTTTTACTTTGGACTCAATTAAACCACATCAATTCCTTTGCTTCTACATGGGATCAGGTAGATTTTGCGCTCGCGTTAGATCGATACGATTTGATGGCTATGCAGCCGCATTTTCCAGGTTATCCCTATTTTATTCTAGGCGGTTATTTTATTCATCAATTTGTTGACAATAAGGTGGCTTCACTGACTGTTTTTAATATTTTGTTTTACTTCAGTGCCCTGTATCCAATATATAAACTGTCCAGGATACATGTTTCAAGATTATCTAGTTTAGTGATTGCTTCAATCATATACTCTTCGACGTATGTAATGGTGATGGTGAATCAACCCATATCAGAAGGAGCAGCCCTAGCTGCTTTATGGTGGTATTTATGGAGTCTTCATTTGGCGATGAAAGGTAAGGGAGTAGGAATAAATATTTTGCCGCCACTGCTTTTAAGTATATTGTTAGGCATTCGATTATCCTATCTGCCATTCGCAGTGGGTTTACTGCTTCTCTTTTATAAAAAATGGAAAAATGGTGATTTTACATTTAAACAAATCGTTCGTTATTCCATATTTGCGATAATGTGTCAGCTCATTTGGGTAGGAGCACTTGTTTTTTCTGAAGGCAGTGTAAAGGGATTTGTAAAATTGTCTTTAGCTTTTACAAGCGGCCATTTTAACGATTGGGGTAACTCGGCTGTCGCCAGTGATGTATCTTTTCTTGAAAGGATAAAAACATTAATCTTTCATAATGTATTATGGACGGGTATTTCCGCTCAAAAGATTTTGTTAGCCGTGTTATACGGAATCGTTGTTAGCTTGTTTATTTATCAGTGGAAAAGGGGTAAATTCAAACAGGAATTCACTCTTCACTTAGTATGGATCATGGGGATTTGTTATTTGATCTGGGCCGTTGTTGCACAAAACATTGATAAACCTAGACATATCCTTCCTTTAGTGATATTTTTTCTTTTTATTCTATTGATCCATGTATTAAAAGATACTAGAAACTCTTTACTATACATTATTTGTTATCTACTCATCATTTCACAAACGTATTATTCATCTAGGTTGATTGAACAACAAGCGAAGGAACTCCCAGCTACGTATCAATTAGGTAACTATTTGCAGTCTCTTGATGACTCAGCCGTTGTTTATGCCTGGGAAGAGACGAGGGTGTTACAGTACATGAATGTGACTATACCTTCCAAAAAGGTGCAAACTTATCAAGTTTTTCTACATGACAAGTCCTATTACCATAACAGAAAGATTTTAATAACGAATAAGGTAGTTGAAGGGTTTGCTGCTCAAGGGATAGACCTTACCGGTAAGATAAAAAAAATAAAAGAATTTCATTCTAATTCTATTTTTGATCCGGTTTATAATCATATTGTTTTGTATGAGTGGAGAAATGAATACTAATTTAAAATGATCCAATAAAAAAGAAACTGATTTGGCTTTCCAAAATTAGTTTCTTTTTTATTTTCATCATGTAATTCTTGAATCATTTCCATTGAATCATTTCCATTGAATCTTTACAAAATTAACAATTTGGAATCCTTTATTTGACACGTTCCAATTGAATTTTAGAATAATCAATCTCTCTTAACTTTGACATTTCTTATAGAATGTAAACCCTGTATTAATAATGATAAGTCTCTGTAAATGGTATTGTTTAATAAAAAAACAGCTAATATAATTACCTTGCAAGACAAAATTGACACGTTCAAATATGTTAACAAGGAGATGTACATGGATGAAGAAAATTTGGTTGTTAGTCGTTGCCCTTGTTTTAAGTACTGCTTTAACAGCTTGTGGTGGTAATAAGGAATCTTCCAAAGGAGCTTCAGAAGCAAAAGATTCAAAAGATAAATCTTTAGTCGTTTATACAAACTCTGCTTCCGAGGGACGTGGAGATTGGTTAACTGAAAAAGCTGCCGAAGCTGGATTTGACATTGAAATTGTGGAAGCAGGCGGTGGAGATATTTTCAACCGTTTAATTGCTGAAAAGAACAAACCTATAGCTGATGTTGTTTATGGATTAAATCAAATGGACTTTGAGAAATTACAAACAAATGATTTACTCGTTCCGTTTGAACCAGCATGGATCAATGAAATTCCGGAAGGCTCTAGTGACGTAGATAATTTCTATCATCCATTGGTTGAACAAAGAATTATTATGATTTATAACAAAGATGTTTATACAGAAGAAACGGCACCA from Cytobacillus dafuensis encodes:
- a CDS encoding SDR family NAD(P)-dependent oxidoreductase → MKIIVTGGAGFIGSHLAKRLIQENHEVYVIDCIHPYYSPERKKKQLEDVARVGSFQFIQKDLLDREEMMAVFKQISPQVVVHLAALPGVAYSIEEPLKYVDYDIKATINVLEASGKSGVSKVVFASSSSVYGNQSGPFKEEMANGDVISPYAASKYSAESFCRVYESLFGFQVNILRFFTVYGPWGRPDMAIGSFIKKLMRGEEITLYGEGRGRDFTYVEDIVNGIYLTINKLTKSEVINIGSGRTITMDQLLAQLKWHFPDMKIIKATSRVGDVVNTWADIEKAKRLLGYEPQVDFIKGLSDTVKWAKGNETIL
- a CDS encoding glycosyltransferase family 2 protein; the encoded protein is MKKQKVIVFLPAYNEEESIGKVIESIPRSFHYQVEVKVLVIDDGSRDQTVDVAKKAGADYIVSFDKNRGLGAAVRAGLKESYERGADIAVMIDADGEYPANQIPDLLAPIFKGEADYTMGSRFLGTIQGMKIHRRLGNYLFTFIQSLLLRKWIHDGQSGMRAFTRQALEHAEIVHNYNYAQVLTLNLVRKGFRVKEVPIQYQVRSTGESFITFKGYLSSVIPAIWKEANRKIQHVKIDENAHRLNNMDAYQNEENIDNAVF
- a CDS encoding FTR1 family iron permease; the encoded protein is MEIQALLITFREVLEALLIVGIITTYLKRVGRSQFTKYVWLGAGLAVLASVGVAMLFQVVFTGFASMGSEMYLKIGIMLVSALLLTQMVFWMSKQSRDMKANMEGKLDRFITTGNVVGMVIHSFLVVLREGIETVFFFAAITGGNIGAAMEGWGAITGVIIAVVVSYIFFKGTMKISLKMFFKVTGVFIIFIAAGLLVQAISMMQDLNIIGSVNPHLYDLTWFLPEHPIDYDHYLRDHGVAPVLSGDIGVFLKALFGYSSMPSVEEVIAYIGYFVGIYLLTSYKSSGKNESFNKEDQVQELKVEAK
- a CDS encoding lysylphosphatidylglycerol synthase transmembrane domain-containing protein, with translation MKRFFRIGFAVFILILFASLTFQYFDWKQVGKGLLELLKHPYLLVTIWGVYFLSFCLKARAWQLYLNGRVLFSTCLIGILYSLLVNHLLPIKAGDLVRAKILSRDHTVSDEEAFHSVFVLRALDMLCLIAITLIGLLSLKVGFKIPVWSIVAGSVFCILALFVLYKYFPDFLKRNFTLFKKAFSGRNGLAIIILTFLSWVLEGGMLYGTVLVLKGDLSVLESVFANGITIVGQFFQITPGGIGNYESFLVFALSLFGFPLKEGYTIAVITHFMKFLFSYLAGAVVILIFPVSLKTIKEWVRVRGVRGK
- a CDS encoding alkaline phosphatase family protein encodes the protein MKSASKFEKMAARCWNLLNEGKPFTPIFVFGTMILFHAAMLGSANVVMDLLLAFIYVIPLLIIYFIFDFPLFLRNYLWIPFMVYLIIWNDINISLLLFSIGLYFFFTVFFWGTLYYHLRIGTSWLNFTRFWKLVLKNSDSTSGNAQEQLPKFLLILSIWEMIFQAERANEAINFVALILFYAFILVFAYILHRYLFDWKPKVYETLSKDQGTQPGEAISDKVIVIVVDGMRKERFYEADTPFLDSLKENGTEYMNMETVYPARTVVCFSSMFTGTYPFEHGMTSNMVWKLGIKVESIFDSLRKVGKKGRLLGIAHLVDSMGDDVETVTAVMHKDKADPNIMERAKKIMKEQDPDLFVVQMIGTDQVGHSQGVLYDEYLQKIHEADVLIEDFVSWLKKEGKMENTTLFICADHGQADGIGGHGHLDEGERFVPFIVHGPHIEKGKKIEEKHSLVSLAPTLSYLLGAPFPSHSRGRVLLDAIRKKEEE